One stretch of Verrucomicrobiales bacterium DNA includes these proteins:
- a CDS encoding LysM peptidoglycan-binding domain-containing protein, whose protein sequence is MRMLSSLMLLAASLLWLAPAASLSAQESSESIAARQMVQENMKALNARIEDLEASNHSLRARVDDLRRELQQLREETRKLADQSGVQDQIRRLADSIKDVDNKRRADNEKVLSELAKLAKQMADTPILPPSPAPRQPSTTSSQSSAHNPEPRPASNIPEKGIEYVIKPNDTLSGIVAACRAKDLKVTQKLMREANPDVNWDRLRVGQKIFIPLPGQ, encoded by the coding sequence ATGCGCATGCTTTCATCTCTGATGCTGTTGGCGGCCAGCCTGCTCTGGCTTGCCCCCGCCGCCTCGCTGTCCGCCCAGGAGAGCAGCGAGTCCATCGCCGCCCGACAAATGGTGCAGGAAAACATGAAGGCTCTCAATGCCCGCATCGAGGACCTCGAAGCGTCGAACCATTCCCTGCGTGCCCGGGTGGATGACTTGCGACGCGAGCTTCAGCAATTGCGTGAAGAGACGCGCAAGCTGGCGGACCAGAGCGGCGTCCAAGATCAGATCCGCCGATTGGCCGACAGCATCAAGGATGTCGATAACAAGCGCCGGGCCGACAACGAGAAGGTGCTGAGCGAACTCGCCAAGCTGGCCAAGCAAATGGCGGACACCCCGATCCTGCCTCCCTCTCCCGCGCCCCGGCAACCCTCGACCACCAGCAGCCAGAGCAGCGCCCACAATCCGGAACCGCGTCCCGCCTCCAATATCCCCGAGAAGGGCATCGAATATGTCATCAAGCCGAACGACACGCTCTCCGGCATTGTGGCCGCCTGTCGGGCCAAGGACTTGAAAGTGACGCAAAAGCTGATGCGCGAGGCCAACCCCGATGTGAACTGGGACCGGCTGCGCGTGGGACAAAAAATCTTCATTCCGCTGCCCGGCCAGTAA